In the genome of Desulfatirhabdium butyrativorans DSM 18734, one region contains:
- a CDS encoding acetyl-CoA hydrolase/transferase C-terminal domain-containing protein codes for MSGRQPETFTDPKSCVDFILSKVGKHIVLGLPLGLGKPNHLANAFYRKALQDRSIRLRIVTAITPEIPRWSSDMERRLLQPIFQRIFGGYPELEYALAVRKNALPENIDVTEFFFRPGAYMANPRAQQNYISTNYTHAVRDLMANGLNVAASLISKEIVDGTPRYSFSCNPEVSLDLKGAMEQARREGRGMAVIAEVNRNLPFMYGGARIDADAFDAILDNPELDFPLYAPPKEPVNTQDYRIGMLVSALVRDGGTLQIGIGSLGHAIAYGLILRNEHNSVYRNFLAETGMLQAFGAQIGASGGVTPFETGLYGCTEMLVDAYVYLMKMGVIKRMVYDHAGLQKLLNDGKIAERIGPDMLHTLVAEGLISEHLTQEDAGFLSRFGILRPEWNWEGGMLSDGTSRIAADLHDPESRKTIETHCLGDRLQNGILIHGGFFLGPEDFYEALRRMPEAERRKIDMTAVTYTNQLYGNEEIKSLQRLHSRFVNTGILVTLGGAVVSDGLADGRVISGVGGQYNFVSQAHALPGARSILMIRATRQSDGKTSSNVVWNYGHATIPRHLRDIVVTEYGIADLRSRCDREVAIALIEIADSRFQEGLLRQAKDAGKIPKDYRIPDRFRQNVPERLEREMAPFRREKFFPAFPFGSELTEEEFTLARSLKMVKEAAQARGLRSLDWQSAWKSLSIPAAARPYLERMELDRPRTLREHALQRLLVYALRVSGAISPHIENE; via the coding sequence ATGAGCGGCAGACAACCAGAGACATTCACGGATCCGAAATCCTGCGTGGATTTCATTCTGTCGAAAGTCGGCAAACACATTGTTCTGGGCCTTCCGCTGGGGTTGGGAAAACCCAATCACCTGGCCAATGCCTTTTATCGGAAAGCCCTGCAGGATCGAAGCATTCGGCTGCGTATCGTCACGGCCATCACCCCGGAAATTCCGCGATGGTCATCGGATATGGAGCGCCGGCTGCTCCAGCCCATTTTTCAGCGGATTTTCGGCGGGTATCCCGAACTCGAGTACGCCCTTGCCGTGCGGAAGAATGCCCTTCCGGAGAACATCGATGTGACGGAATTCTTTTTCCGGCCGGGCGCATACATGGCAAACCCCCGGGCGCAACAGAACTACATCAGCACCAATTACACCCATGCCGTTCGGGATTTGATGGCCAACGGCCTCAATGTGGCCGCAAGCCTGATCTCAAAGGAAATCGTCGATGGCACTCCCCGATATTCCTTCAGTTGCAACCCGGAGGTTTCGCTCGACCTGAAGGGCGCAATGGAGCAGGCGAGGCGGGAAGGCCGCGGCATGGCCGTCATTGCCGAGGTCAACCGGAATCTGCCCTTCATGTATGGCGGCGCCCGGATCGATGCCGACGCTTTCGACGCCATTCTGGACAATCCGGAGCTGGATTTTCCCTTGTACGCACCACCCAAGGAGCCGGTCAACACCCAGGACTACCGGATCGGCATGCTGGTGAGCGCGCTCGTACGGGATGGCGGAACACTGCAGATCGGCATCGGTTCCCTGGGCCATGCCATTGCATACGGACTGATTCTGCGAAACGAGCACAACTCGGTTTACCGAAACTTTCTGGCCGAGACGGGCATGCTGCAGGCGTTTGGCGCCCAGATCGGGGCATCCGGAGGTGTTACCCCTTTCGAAACGGGCTTGTACGGTTGCACGGAAATGCTCGTCGATGCCTATGTGTATCTGATGAAAATGGGCGTAATCAAACGGATGGTATACGACCATGCCGGATTGCAGAAGCTGCTCAACGATGGGAAAATTGCGGAGCGAATCGGGCCGGATATGCTGCATACGCTGGTTGCTGAGGGCCTGATTTCGGAGCACCTGACGCAAGAGGATGCCGGCTTTCTCAGCCGGTTCGGCATCCTGCGGCCCGAATGGAATTGGGAAGGGGGCATGCTGAGTGATGGCACCAGCCGGATTGCCGCGGACCTTCACGATCCGGAGAGCCGCAAGACCATTGAAACCCATTGCCTGGGCGATCGGCTGCAAAACGGCATTCTGATCCATGGCGGTTTTTTCCTGGGACCAGAGGATTTCTACGAAGCGCTTCGCCGAATGCCCGAGGCCGAGCGCCGCAAGATCGACATGACCGCCGTGACCTACACGAACCAGCTCTATGGAAACGAGGAGATCAAAAGCCTGCAGCGCCTGCACAGCCGGTTTGTCAACACCGGAATCCTGGTGACGCTTGGCGGGGCCGTGGTTTCGGATGGACTTGCGGACGGCCGGGTGATCAGCGGGGTCGGTGGGCAATACAACTTCGTATCGCAGGCCCACGCCCTGCCGGGAGCCAGAAGCATTCTCATGATTCGAGCTACCCGCCAGAGTGATGGAAAAACGAGCTCAAACGTGGTGTGGAACTACGGTCATGCCACCATTCCCCGGCATCTGCGGGATATCGTCGTCACCGAATACGGCATTGCCGATCTGCGCAGCCGGTGCGACAGGGAAGTGGCCATCGCCCTGATCGAAATCGCGGATTCCCGGTTTCAGGAGGGGTTGCTGCGGCAGGCCAAAGATGCCGGAAAAATTCCGAAAGACTACCGGATTCCGGACCGGTTTCGGCAGAATGTGCCCGAACGGCTCGAAAGGGAAATGGCCCCTTTCCGCCGGGAAAAATTCTTCCCGGCGTTTCCCTTCGGCTCCGAGCTGACGGAAGAGGAATTCACCCTTGCCCGGTCGCTCAAAATGGTCAAGGAGGCGGCCCAGGCCAGGGGGCTTCGATCCCTCGACTGGCAGAGCGCATGGAAGAGCCTTTCCATTCCCGCGGCAGCCAGACCTTATCTGGAACGCATGGAACTCGACCGGCCCCGAACCCTTCGGGAACATGCCCTGCAGCGGCTGCTGGTCTACGCCCTGCGGGTTTCCGGGGCGATTTCGCCGCATATCGAAAACGAATAG
- a CDS encoding NifB/NifX family molybdenum-iron cluster-binding protein: protein METIVAIPSTAPGGLDAPLGAHFGHCDLYTLVALENDQIKNVNVIPNVPHVQGGCLAPVQYLAQQGTKKLVAGGMGLRPLMGFNQVGIEVYFGGECQTVGEAVQALLDGKLPQFSQEYTCGGGAH, encoded by the coding sequence GTGGAAACCATTGTTGCCATTCCCTCGACAGCACCCGGCGGGCTCGATGCGCCGCTGGGCGCCCATTTCGGTCATTGCGACCTCTACACCCTGGTTGCGCTGGAAAACGATCAGATCAAGAACGTCAACGTGATTCCCAATGTCCCCCATGTTCAGGGCGGATGCCTGGCCCCGGTGCAGTATCTGGCGCAGCAGGGCACCAAAAAGCTCGTTGCCGGCGGCATGGGATTGAGGCCGTTGATGGGCTTTAACCAGGTTGGTATTGAAGTGTATTTCGGCGGTGAATGCCAGACCGTCGGAGAAGCCGTCCAGGCATTGCTGGACGGAAAACTTCCCCAATTTTCCCAAGAATATACCTGCGGAGGCGGAGCACATTGA
- a CDS encoding ATP-binding protein — protein sequence MREIIVISGKGGTGKTSLTAAFAHLASPVMICDLDVDAPDLHLILHPNQTQSHVFMGGRTAKIDPEKCTSCGLCQEMCRFDAIEAAEGQHRVNPLRCEGCSVCVHFCPEGAIDFPEKQCGHWYASRTRFGPMMHAQLFASEENSGKLVALLRTQAKENAKKIGMELILSDGPPGIGCPVISSLSGVSYAVLVTEPTPSGRHDLERVASLCTHFGVPAGVIVNKSDLNPTECDGIEIYCRDHHIDVIGELPFDPVITRAMVQARAVTEFDSGAFSNRIRDLWTRICEVAIYNKN from the coding sequence ATGCGTGAGATCATCGTCATCAGTGGTAAAGGCGGCACCGGGAAAACGTCCCTCACGGCGGCATTCGCGCATCTGGCGTCTCCTGTCATGATCTGTGATCTCGATGTGGATGCCCCGGATTTGCATCTGATTCTGCACCCGAATCAAACCCAGTCGCATGTGTTCATGGGCGGTCGTACGGCGAAAATCGATCCGGAAAAATGCACGTCCTGCGGGCTGTGCCAGGAGATGTGCCGCTTTGATGCCATCGAGGCTGCAGAGGGCCAACACCGGGTCAACCCGCTGCGGTGTGAAGGCTGCAGTGTCTGTGTACATTTCTGCCCGGAAGGCGCCATCGACTTTCCGGAAAAGCAATGCGGCCACTGGTACGCATCCCGGACCCGCTTTGGGCCGATGATGCATGCCCAGCTTTTTGCATCCGAGGAAAACTCCGGAAAACTGGTGGCGCTGCTTCGGACCCAGGCCAAGGAAAACGCCAAGAAGATCGGCATGGAGCTGATCCTCTCCGATGGCCCTCCGGGTATCGGATGCCCGGTGATCAGCTCGCTTTCGGGCGTCTCCTATGCCGTTCTGGTGACCGAACCGACCCCTTCGGGTCGGCACGATCTGGAACGGGTTGCCTCCCTGTGCACCCACTTTGGTGTTCCGGCAGGGGTCATCGTCAACAAGAGCGACTTGAATCCAACAGAATGCGACGGTATTGAAATCTACTGCAGGGATCACCATATTGATGTGATCGGTGAACTGCCCTTCGATCCGGTCATTACCCGAGCGATGGTTCAGGCCAGGGCCGTCACGGAATTCGATTCCGGCGCTTTTTCGAACCGCATCCGGGACCTGTGGACTCGGATTTGCGAAGTGGCGATTTACAACAAGAACTGA
- a CDS encoding iron-sulfur cluster assembly scaffold protein, which yields MEPALSEHHPDEIPANLDKRFFAHAEHPRNLGRIDDADGKATGKGVCGDSMDIYLCIRDQRIHRVGQVPHGCLYTVASASALSELCLGKQLEEALRIMPEDVSGELGGLPDDHMHCARLAVNTLGEAIEDYYRKAWSKACGR from the coding sequence ATGGAACCGGCATTGTCGGAACACCATCCGGATGAAATCCCCGCGAATCTGGACAAGCGGTTCTTTGCTCATGCGGAACATCCCAGAAATCTGGGCAGGATAGATGATGCCGACGGAAAGGCAACGGGAAAAGGGGTATGCGGGGATTCGATGGATATCTACCTGTGCATTCGTGATCAGCGGATCCATCGGGTGGGGCAAGTTCCGCATGGTTGCCTCTATACGGTGGCCAGCGCCAGCGCGCTCAGCGAGCTGTGTCTGGGAAAGCAGCTGGAGGAAGCACTGCGCATCATGCCGGAGGATGTATCTGGCGAGTTGGGCGGTCTTCCGGACGATCACATGCATTGCGCGCGCCTGGCGGTCAACACGCTTGGGGAAGCCATCGAGGATTACTACCGGAAAGCCTGGTCGAAAGCTTGCGGCCGGTGA
- a CDS encoding FmdB family zinc ribbon protein, translating into MPIYEIHCDTCGKTAEVLVVKQSESLNCPSCGSNRVQRVMSATSSLTGRAPKSFPGPKDTGCCGHSPAEAHCAGPGSCCGRNG; encoded by the coding sequence ATGCCCATCTATGAAATTCATTGCGATACGTGTGGTAAAACCGCCGAAGTGCTGGTGGTCAAACAATCCGAAAGCCTGAATTGTCCATCCTGTGGCAGCAACCGGGTGCAGCGGGTGATGTCCGCGACCAGTTCGTTGACGGGCCGTGCGCCAAAGAGCTTCCCGGGGCCGAAGGATACGGGCTGCTGCGGTCATTCTCCTGCAGAAGCCCACTGCGCCGGCCCTGGCTCCTGCTGCGGCCGGAACGGATGA
- a CDS encoding cysteine hydrolase family protein yields the protein MKTCLLIVDPQNDFCNPKGSLFVPGADQDAVRLGAMIDRVRHKLNTIKVTMDSHHRLHVAHPIFWRDPAGNHPSPFTIITKEDVREGRWMPFDTALNTRALDYTEQLEQNGRYQLCIWPEHCLMGTWGQVVVDPVRQAILRWEERPAVVQWLAKGSNIYTEHYSVVQADVPDPADPHTELNMAFLKDLQSYDVIGFTGEALSHCVANTGRDIVANFATRYIRKIHLITDCSSSVSGFAHIAESFLSDMKSIGMQLCTSAEFLK from the coding sequence ATGAAAACCTGTCTGTTGATCGTCGATCCGCAAAACGATTTCTGCAACCCGAAAGGTTCGCTGTTTGTGCCGGGCGCCGACCAGGATGCCGTTCGACTGGGCGCCATGATCGACCGGGTGCGACACAAACTGAACACCATCAAGGTCACGATGGACAGCCATCATCGGCTCCATGTCGCCCATCCCATTTTTTGGCGCGATCCGGCAGGCAATCACCCCTCGCCTTTCACCATCATCACCAAAGAAGATGTGCGTGAAGGACGATGGATGCCCTTCGACACTGCCTTGAACACCCGTGCGCTGGATTACACCGAGCAACTGGAGCAGAACGGGCGTTATCAGTTGTGTATCTGGCCGGAGCATTGTCTGATGGGAACATGGGGGCAGGTGGTGGTAGACCCGGTACGGCAGGCCATTCTCAGATGGGAAGAGCGCCCGGCGGTCGTCCAGTGGTTGGCCAAAGGAAGCAATATCTACACCGAACATTACTCGGTGGTCCAGGCGGACGTCCCGGACCCGGCCGATCCGCATACGGAACTGAACATGGCCTTTCTGAAAGACCTGCAATCGTACGACGTGATCGGTTTTACCGGCGAAGCGCTCAGCCACTGTGTCGCGAATACGGGGCGGGACATCGTAGCCAACTTCGCGACCCGATATATCCGGAAAATTCACCTGATCACGGACTGCTCTTCCAGTGTCTCCGGATTTGCCCACATCGCCGAAAGCTTTCTGTCGGACATGAAGTCCATCGGCATGCAGCTTTGCACATCTGCGGAATTTCTGAAATGA